The Canis lupus dingo isolate Sandy chromosome 26, ASM325472v2, whole genome shotgun sequence genome has a segment encoding these proteins:
- the LIPF gene encoding gastric triacylglycerol lipase, translating to MWLLLTAASVISTLGTTHGLFGKLHPTNPEVTMNISQMITYWGYPAEEYEVVTEDGYILGIDRIPYGRKNSENIGRRPVAFLQHGLLASATNWISNLPNNSLAFILADAGYDVWLGNSRGNTWARRNLYYSPDSVEFWAFSFDEMAKYDLPATIDFILKKTGQDKLHYVGHSQGTTIGFIAFSTNPKLAKRIKTFYALAPVATVKYTETLLNKLMLVPSFLFKLIFGNKIFYPHHFFDQFLATEVCSRETVDLLCSNALFIICGFDTKNLNMSRLDVYLSHNPAGTSVQNVLHWSQAVKSGKFQAFDWGSPVQNMMHYHQSTPPYYNLTDMHVPIAVWNGGNDLLADPHDVDLLLSKLPNLIYHRKIPPYNHLDFIWAMDAPQAVYNEIVSMMGTDNK from the exons ATGTGGCTGCTATTAACAGCGGCGAGTGTGATATCTACACTTGGAACCACACATGGTTTATTTGGAAAATTACATCCCACAAACCCTGAAGTGACCATGAATATA AGTCAGATGATCACCTACTGGGGATACCCAGCTGAGGAATATGAAGTTGTGACCGAAGACGGTTATATCCTTGGGATCGACAGAATTCCTTATGGGAGGAAAAATTCAGAGAATATAG GCCGGAGACCTGTTGCATTTTTGCAACACGGTTTGCTCGCATCAGCCACAAACTGGATCTCCAACCTGCCCAACAACAGCCTGGCCTTCATCCTGGCCGACGCCGGGTACGACGTGTGGCTGGGGAACAGCAGGGGCAACACCTGGGCCAGGAGGAATCTGTACTACTCGCCCGACTCCGTCGAATTCTGGGCTTTCAG CTTTGACGAGATGGCTAAATATGACCTTCCCGCCACCATTGACTTCATCTTGAAGAAAACGGGACAGGACAAGCTACACTACGTTGGCCATTCCCAGGGCACCACCATTG GTTTCATCGCCTTTTCCACCAATCCCAAGCTGGCGAAACGGATCAAAACCTTCTATGCATTAGCTCCCGTTGCCACCGTGAAGTACACCGAAACCCTGTTAAACAAACTCATGCTCGTCCCTTCGTTCCTCTTCAAG cttatatttggaaacaaaatattcTACCCACACCACTTCTTCGATCAATTTCTCGCCACCGAGGTGTGCTCCCGCGAGACGGTGGATCTCCTCTGCAGCAACGCCCTGTTTATCATTTGTGGATTTGACACTAAGAACTTGAACATG AGTCGCTTGGATGTGTATCTGTCACATAATCCAGCAGGAACATCGGTTCAGAACGTGCTCCACTGGTCCCAG GCTGTTAAGTCTGGGAAGTTCCAAGCTTTTGACTGGGGAAGCCCAGTTCAGAACATGATGCACTATCATCAG AGCACGCCTCCCTACTACAACCTGACAGACATGCATGTGCCAATCGCAGTGTGGAACGGTGGCAACGACTTGCTGGCCGACCCTCACGATGTTGACCTTTTGCTTTCCAAGCTCCCCAATCTCATTTACCACAGGAAGATTCCTCCTTACAATCACTTGGACTTTATCTGGGCCATGGATGCCCCTCAAGCGGTTTACAATGAAATTGTTTCCATGATGGGAACAGATAATAAGTAG